AAGGATTTAAATTAGAGTGTGCGTTGTTTACCTGCAGTAGCTCTTCAATCACATCTTCCATTGTAATAATACCAACTGCTGCTTCTTCTTCAGGCACTTTGGGGAGTGGTTTTCCTTGTATCTCTAAAATGTCAGAGTTCATGTCTTTATTCCACTTCCTACTCCTCAAGCTACCACTACTTCCACCCTTCCATTTCTGTAAGGACCTTTTTGACTTCAAACTATTCGATTTCTCTCCATCAATATCTACTCGCACTTCTTTCGTCTCATCTACAAGATTCCCGTTACTTAATATACATTTTTATAGTATCTGGTTTTGGCAGGAATATAACGGGCTTACCAGAGATCGGACTCTTCTTATGGCCCTGCCTCACAACAACCGCCATGTGACTGTGACCTTTCTGAAACTCATTCAAGATGTCATACAACGGAAGACTTTCTGGAACCCTAAAATCAAATATCGAATTATCAATCACGCAAAGAAAGAAAATATATACAGTTGTACAACATACTTGAGAATTTTTCGAATGGTGACACTTGTTACAGGTACTTCATCATCAGGGTGAACGGTCAGCAAATTTTTTACCTACAAACAAACAAGGTCAGAGATTCGGTTCTATGTTTGTAGCAAGAAAGAGAAATTAGACAGATACCAAGATGAGTCCGATTATGTTTGTAGGGTGGTCGTAGTAGACAGGCACTCTGCTATGGCCTTTCTCCAGGATTAAATTCATCAAGCTCCTGTCAAGCTTAGCATTGATATCGATCGAAAAGGTGTCTGATATAGGAGTCATTGCATCACTAGCTGTCTTTTCTGAAAGCTCAAGTGCCCCTGCTATTATGGTTGTCTCGTCATGTGTTAGCTCTCCTCCTTTCCCCGCCTCGTTACCATGCAAATTCACTAGTGTCTTTAACTCAGCTCTCCGGAACAGAGCAACGTGTTCTTGCCCCAACAGATAGTCTAggagctgatgaagaagaagaataCAATTTATTATTATGATCATTCATTTAAAATAAGTATACACATGATGAGGCAACCCACCTTGCTTATTGGATATGCAACAGGAAAACAAACCCAAACAAGAATACGCACAAATGGAGTTACAGATGCACCAATAGCCAATCCATATCTAGTACACACAGATTGAGGTATGATCTGGGGATAGatataaataattaaatgaaGATTGGTTTTCGAGATATCAAATTTGCAATAATTGATTCATTAATTGATTGATTATACCTCACCAAAGAGAAGAATTAAGGTGACTGAAATAAGAATGGCACCCCAAGCTGTGACTAAAGAATCCAGAAAGATAGGAAGTGCCTGTCATTGGAATTTAATGCAACCTAAGCTTGTTTACAAATAATAATAGTATAGTAATTAGGAAGTAGAGTAGAATAAAGTAGAGAGTACCTCCATTGCAGCAGCATTACAAATAAGAAGGGTGCAAAGCAGTAAATGTTGCCTTGTGACCACAGGTAATATCTTTGCTGTTGCGTAAATACTTACTTGATTAATATTGTTTATTTTAGAGTGTTAAAATCAGaaaaaatgatatatatatatatagatataggtACCTGCGTAAATACGGTCTTTGGGAGTACCGGATTTGGCAAGAACTTCAAGATCGACAAGACTCAAAGACATAAGGCCAAGGGTAAGGCCGGACATCAAACCAGCGAACAAAACCAAAAACACTATGATCAGGATGTTCAAGAAGAACTGCGTCTCGCAACACTTGTACTCCACCGCCATAACGATCAACCTACCCTTCCCTTGGATTGATTATTCAAACAGAATTTGTTTGtttgataatgataatgataaacCGACAACGAAAGGATTAGTGTGTAGCGTAAGAAAGAGACAGCGAATTCAGGGCAGGACGGGCATATGTATCACGTTACGTGTCACTTCCCTCCACAACTTTCACGATTTTTCTTCATGTATTTATGGAAACTTGTATATATAACTTTAAAAAAAGtaacttattattattttaaGTCGATATCATCAACTTAGAGTACCACTTGAAAACGTGATACAACACTCCCTCCCCCGAAAACATTCTCTTTACACACATGATATTGAGCTGTAGCACAAAATATAAAACACTAATTCTTTAGTCTGTTATGAAGTAAGTGGTATCATTAGTGATATAAAACTAATCTCTTAATCGTTACAAGAGGTGTCATGTGTAAttcttttttaataaaatttcatTTACCATTTGATTTGGTTTCTCTAGGCATCACATTTGGTCGGGTGGTAGAGGTTTTGTGGCCCTTGAAAGAGATATCACGGTTCAATTCCTAGTATGAGGTAAACTTGGTGTAATTTAAAAGTAGTGATTATGTAAcctttgccgttcaaaaaaaaaaattactttggTTTTTCTATAATAATTTTCGTTCATCAACTTTTTTATTGAATCTAAATATGTAGTTTTTTTTAATGACAACTTTTGGTTCTAG
This is a stretch of genomic DNA from Helianthus annuus cultivar XRQ/B chromosome 16, HanXRQr2.0-SUNRISE, whole genome shotgun sequence. It encodes these proteins:
- the LOC110867812 gene encoding DUF21 domain-containing protein At2g14520; its protein translation is MAVEYKCCETQFFLNILIIVFLVLFAGLMSGLTLGLMSLSLVDLEVLAKSGTPKDRIYAAKILPVVTRQHLLLCTLLICNAAAMEALPIFLDSLVTAWGAILISVTLILLFGEIIPQSVCTRYGLAIGASVTPFVRILVWVCFPVAYPISKLLDYLLGQEHVALFRRAELKTLVNLHGNEAGKGGELTHDETTIIAGALELSEKTASDAMTPISDTFSIDINAKLDRSLMNLILEKGHSRVPVYYDHPTNIIGLILVKNLLTVHPDDEVPVTSVTIRKILKVPESLPLYDILNEFQKGHSHMAVVVRQGHKKSPISDETKEVRVDIDGEKSNSLKSKRSLQKWKGGSSGSLRSRKWNKDMNSDILEIQGKPLPKVPEEEAAVGIITMEDVIEELLQEEIFDETDHQFEDL